A genomic stretch from Octopus bimaculoides isolate UCB-OBI-ISO-001 chromosome 15, ASM119413v2, whole genome shotgun sequence includes:
- the LOC106870796 gene encoding uncharacterized protein LOC106870796 isoform X1 has protein sequence MGQFLLDSGTKILVIVVAIYCARMVQQGQKQTFVDTSTPEYIGRIKFPGYFRTEEEQKTWEKIIYGHKIDSVCCNGKSIWKTPEKMRDINGTERDIVQFTKLRQFYREVECTQAVEYEKVTCEMEKALCSLVYQYNETESEVQYAVGMFDYTCCCVCIDIK, from the exons ATGGGTCAATTTCTGTTGGACAGTGGAACGAAG ATTTTGGTAATTGTGGTTGCAATTTATTGTGCAAGAATGGTGCAACAGGGACAGAAACA aacatTTGTGGATACTTCTACTCCGGAATATATTGGAAGGATAAAGTTTCCAGGATATTTCCGAACTGAAGAAGAACAAAAGACTTGGGAGAAGATAATTTATGGTCATAAGATAGACAGCGTATGTTGCAACGG CAAAAGTATTTGGAAAACACCGGAAAAAATGCGTGACATCAATGGCACGGAACGCGACATCGTACAGTTCACCAAACTGAGGCAGTTTTATAGGGAAGTAGAATGCAC ACAAGCGGTTGAGTATGAGAAAGTGACATGCGAAATGGAAAAGGCCCTATGCAGCTTAGTCTATCAATACAACGAAACAGAAAGTGAAGTTCAGTATGCTGTCGGAATGTTTGATTATACGTGTTGTTGCGTATGCATCGACATCAAATAA
- the LOC106870819 gene encoding uncharacterized protein LOC106870819 isoform X2, which produces MEIVQLRQSRTFVDTSTPEYIGRIKFPGYFRTEEEQKTWAKLTPGRELVGSVCCQSNVSWTTPIQMEDITGNMRDIAQYQNLKQFYYTSQCKQTTDCDVCTCENEKVLVSLVYQYSSQGGEVQQAVGRFPAVQCCKCVRI; this is translated from the exons aacatTTGTGGATACTTCTACTCCGGAATATATTGGAAGGATAAAGTTTCCAGGATATTTCCGAACTGAAGAAGAACAAAAGACTTGGGCGAAGCTAACTCCAGGTCGTGAGTTGGTAGGAAGTGTATGTTGCCAATC AAATGTTTCTTGGACAACTCCGATTCAAATGGAAGACATCACAGGAAATATGCGAGACATTGCACaataccaaaatctgaaacaatttTACTATACAAGTCAATGCAA ACAAACGACTGACTGTGATGTATGCACCTGCGAAAATGAGAAGGTTTTAGTTTCCTTGGTCTACCAATACAGCAGCCAAGGAGGTGAGGTTCAGCAAGCTGTCGGAAGGTTTCCTGCTGTCCAGTGCTGCAAATGTGTACGAATATAa